A stretch of Lujinxingia sediminis DNA encodes these proteins:
- a CDS encoding cystathionine gamma-synthase, which yields MGFDTRAIHAGQEPDPSNGAIMTPIFQTSTYVQSSPGHHQGFEYTRTHNPTRNALEDCLASLEKGKHGVAFASGCAATSTIMHMLNAGDHVVSGDDVYGGTYRLFTKVFRPMGIGFSFVDMTDLDAFKAALTPATRLVWLESPTNPMLKICDIQAICEIAHEQGIPVVVDNTFMSPYFQNPLVLGADLVVHSTTKFINGHSDVVGGVVITNDDEAAEKLRFLQNSIGAVPGPFDSWLVLRGVKTLAVRMRQHAANAQVIAEYLEKHEAVEKVIYPGLESHPQHAIAKKQMSGFGGMITFVLKDGLEPARKMLERVKVFALAESLGGVESLIEHPAIMTHASVPPEVRAELGISDGLVRLSVGIEDVQDLLADLEQALS from the coding sequence ATGGGCTTTGATACGCGGGCGATTCATGCGGGTCAGGAGCCCGACCCGTCCAACGGGGCGATTATGACGCCGATCTTCCAGACCTCGACCTACGTGCAGTCCTCGCCGGGGCATCATCAGGGCTTTGAGTACACGCGCACGCACAACCCGACGCGCAACGCGTTGGAGGATTGCCTGGCGAGCCTGGAGAAGGGCAAGCACGGGGTGGCGTTTGCCTCCGGGTGTGCGGCGACCTCGACGATCATGCACATGCTCAACGCCGGCGATCATGTGGTCAGCGGGGACGATGTGTACGGGGGGACCTACCGACTTTTCACCAAGGTGTTTCGGCCGATGGGAATCGGCTTTAGCTTTGTGGACATGACTGACCTCGATGCATTTAAGGCTGCGCTGACGCCGGCTACGCGCCTGGTGTGGTTGGAGAGCCCGACCAACCCGATGCTCAAGATTTGCGACATCCAGGCCATCTGTGAGATCGCGCATGAGCAGGGGATTCCGGTGGTGGTTGATAACACCTTTATGAGCCCCTACTTCCAGAACCCGCTTGTGTTGGGGGCGGACCTGGTGGTGCATTCGACGACGAAGTTCATCAACGGGCACTCCGATGTGGTGGGCGGCGTGGTGATCACCAATGACGATGAGGCCGCCGAGAAGTTGCGCTTCTTGCAGAACTCCATCGGAGCGGTGCCCGGTCCCTTTGATAGTTGGCTTGTGCTGCGGGGTGTCAAAACGCTGGCGGTGCGGATGCGTCAGCACGCGGCCAACGCTCAGGTGATCGCCGAGTATCTTGAGAAGCACGAGGCGGTGGAGAAGGTAATCTACCCGGGGCTGGAGAGTCATCCGCAGCACGCGATTGCGAAGAAGCAGATGTCGGGTTTTGGCGGCATGATCACGTTTGTCTTAAAAGACGGTCTGGAGCCGGCGCGGAAGATGCTGGAGCGGGTCAAGGTCTTTGCCCTGGCGGAGAGCCTGGGTGGGGTGGAGAGCTTGATTGAGCATCCGGCGATCATGACGCACGCCTCGGTGCCCCCGGAGGTTCGCGCGGAGCTGGGGATCAGCGACGGGCTGGTGCGCCTCTCGGTGGGCATTGAAGATGTGCAGGATCTTCTTGCTGACCTGGAGCAGGCGCTGAGCTGA
- a CDS encoding translocation/assembly module TamB domain-containing protein: MIRIGKALGLILAIILGLVVLALLVVQIGAVRDPLVQRILASVNASLEGRIEVGEVNGPLLGGASIHDIAIYDGRSNLAAFIPEATLSYSLGSLIRGQLIVEDVTAERASLVVRTYPDGTLNWTTLTAPSDEEGQPLATPIFVERVSINDAMLAYVDQATESPDTPDLLGLRDTLLNALSEASASPAELRTIWLSAWNASPRLTDGAPAAPLSATLTALNAGVTASLYQGDILADLTRFEVNAGIDWLAGTHTITLGTSEVRISDNLTHVELGALHVGELLSLSALRATLISPEAPADTSPGETDQPTTDAPPVQDIFAHLDTLTLPAATLERFSGQSLGLPGDLRLSARIGGGDQIGALAELHLPDLAEPIRLSAQLADLTSETPRYLATLSTPRLDTTTLAPGLDLPQASTRLRAQVMGMGFDPKTLHAGLRARLDETRYDAYEASLTYLAGDLSEGDIRAQRLAALSPYLNLFASAHLDPEGRARAVVRTTADPDQAERAAELTGTPPVTADLDIDLDARFNPEQNDLLQAARSLDLDASWRFEGFDAFDIVINNSRGTLTADLERVEHANERYRARYTLDARAAGVRLDGMSLGTLRARDQGRIELQLPLEDPLASLTDLTNDLRIDLTNLRAQGNRLERASLRATSQKRPDAPRSLQSRLRLRASGIHTPDASVGSVESDLRATARLGSGTDPFESLRAFTLKGDLSAEALRAPASDATITSATLEFDLRGQLDAPLGDVRLQLHELTLGTDTFERADLHLAMASGDTARLDADLFRDATRRYDVGVTVQHRRRYTDLTLTELHLASDLTRWETTEESRIGFDGRRLTLDDVELNRQDGNQSIRAHGTFTPGRSQDLELGLRNLAPGQLAHDFHFDQLPDIGGHIDLALTLGGTASHPTVDLRTEASALTYEGEGPFNLSLAADYTDGQARIPEVVLSAYEHDILEMSATLPVTFDLQGNTSIHWKKDFRLNLNLAEITLRDFHQPLPILNEYGVEGDINGRVSWSGSLENPNLEVDLNAQGLQFTGEVNGEFVSLRSIDLATETTYSPPRGPRGGLNSRINLDWRSERIARVHASAALPLAQWLRSVTGYSDEELLWREAFLTLPMRLLVDIPDINLERIPLEQLRQADATGEGSILIDLDGTIARPTGRIDIGLQKLGWTHFRDMFIDLNARLGDGRLNVERLRFEWDGDEILVADGSLPLPVEDLLAGETLEDIPLNFRAQLRQLPISKLSAFNYEFARVRGDIAAYITLDGSLRAPRLEARAGLFDTRLGDGSTGTISMEVRGEDNLLNLDARLCRQYGDLLNMSAALPLNLDVIALASGANWQAPGELRVDVTSDPMELDKVLPTQLLSDLIEEPEGTLEADLKVRGDWQEPLIDGQFSLNQAAITLVPMGRRFVDIDADIALDNDTLDINTFVLNDGPSRASLTGSVGHERFIPDDVDLRLEANEFNLAGLAVDFPVYVSTTTTARGSLQGSPGTINVNIAGLEVVLTDNQEQGLHATELDPDIVILNGNNRNQTEDQTNASELANRDLSDPGAMNLRVNVKVDRDAWVRHPIGDVNIKADIVALLAGTNISLTGSAEAIRGDLEFLGRRFIVEPSEVVFTGATPPNPRLQLEATYELDRAITQSLGPPSEGDPRIIFRISGSADNPQLVLQSDPAMTDTEILFVLMTGRPPSRGDVGQDEGVANQALGAVSGLFFGLLQDQLAGTVPVDVLRLEPGDGGLQGGRLEFGKYITNDIFVSYRVQFGGEEDDATNIVRVEYHFLPRWMVELTYTDRNEGGANIFWDVY, from the coding sequence ATGATTAGAATTGGAAAAGCACTCGGGTTGATCCTGGCGATCATCCTGGGCCTTGTTGTGCTCGCACTGCTCGTCGTCCAGATCGGCGCGGTGCGCGACCCGCTCGTCCAGCGTATCCTCGCCAGCGTCAACGCATCCCTCGAAGGTCGCATTGAAGTCGGGGAGGTTAACGGACCCTTGCTCGGCGGTGCTTCCATTCACGACATCGCCATCTACGATGGTCGTAGCAACCTCGCTGCTTTTATCCCCGAGGCTACCCTTTCGTACTCGCTCGGCTCACTCATCCGCGGCCAACTGATCGTTGAAGATGTCACGGCAGAACGTGCCTCACTCGTCGTGCGCACCTACCCTGACGGCACCCTCAACTGGACCACCCTGACCGCCCCTTCCGACGAAGAGGGCCAACCCCTGGCCACCCCGATCTTCGTCGAACGCGTCTCGATCAACGACGCGATGCTGGCCTATGTCGACCAGGCCACCGAATCCCCCGACACGCCCGACCTCCTCGGCCTGCGCGATACTCTGCTCAACGCCCTCTCTGAGGCATCGGCCTCACCGGCCGAGCTCCGAACGATCTGGCTCAGCGCGTGGAACGCCTCCCCTCGGCTGACCGACGGCGCTCCGGCCGCACCGCTGAGCGCCACCCTCACCGCGCTCAACGCCGGGGTTACCGCGAGCCTCTACCAGGGCGACATCCTCGCCGACCTCACCCGCTTTGAGGTCAACGCGGGAATCGACTGGCTTGCCGGCACCCACACCATCACACTCGGCACAAGCGAGGTTCGCATCAGCGACAACCTCACCCACGTCGAACTCGGCGCCCTTCACGTCGGCGAGCTGCTCTCGCTCAGTGCGCTTCGCGCCACCCTGATCTCCCCTGAGGCTCCCGCCGACACGAGCCCGGGCGAGACAGACCAGCCCACCACCGACGCGCCCCCCGTCCAGGACATCTTCGCGCACCTCGACACCCTGACCCTCCCGGCGGCCACCCTGGAGCGCTTCAGCGGCCAGTCACTCGGCCTTCCCGGCGATCTTCGCCTGAGCGCCCGCATCGGCGGAGGCGACCAGATCGGCGCGCTGGCCGAACTTCACCTCCCGGACCTCGCAGAACCCATCCGGCTCAGCGCCCAACTTGCGGACCTCACCTCCGAGACACCCCGCTACCTGGCCACCTTGAGCACCCCACGCCTCGACACCACGACGCTGGCCCCCGGCCTTGATCTTCCGCAGGCCAGCACCCGCCTGCGCGCCCAGGTCATGGGCATGGGTTTTGACCCGAAGACCCTCCACGCCGGCCTGCGCGCCCGGCTCGACGAGACCCGATACGACGCCTACGAAGCCTCGCTGACCTACCTTGCCGGCGACCTCTCCGAGGGCGACATTCGCGCGCAGCGCCTGGCCGCACTCTCGCCCTACCTCAACCTCTTCGCCTCGGCGCACCTGGATCCCGAGGGACGTGCACGTGCGGTCGTACGCACCACAGCCGATCCCGACCAGGCCGAGCGCGCCGCCGAACTCACCGGCACACCACCCGTCACCGCCGACCTGGACATCGACCTCGACGCCAGGTTCAACCCTGAGCAAAACGATCTCCTTCAGGCCGCCCGCTCTCTCGATCTCGATGCCTCCTGGCGCTTTGAGGGCTTCGACGCCTTCGACATCGTCATCAACAACAGCCGCGGCACCCTCACCGCCGATCTGGAGCGGGTGGAGCACGCCAACGAACGCTACCGCGCTCGCTACACCCTCGATGCACGCGCCGCTGGCGTGCGTCTCGACGGCATGAGCCTGGGCACCCTGCGCGCCCGCGATCAGGGCCGCATCGAGCTTCAGCTTCCCCTCGAAGACCCGCTGGCCAGTCTCACTGACCTTACCAACGACCTGCGGATCGACCTCACCAACCTTCGCGCTCAGGGCAATCGCCTTGAGCGAGCATCGCTCCGCGCCACGAGCCAGAAGCGCCCCGACGCCCCCCGCTCCCTTCAATCTCGCCTGCGCCTGCGGGCCTCGGGCATCCACACCCCGGATGCTTCCGTCGGCAGCGTCGAGAGCGACCTGCGCGCTACCGCCCGCCTGGGAAGCGGCACGGATCCTTTTGAGTCCCTTCGCGCGTTCACCTTAAAGGGAGATCTTTCCGCCGAGGCCCTGCGCGCCCCGGCCTCCGACGCGACCATCACCTCGGCAACCCTTGAGTTCGACCTTCGAGGCCAGCTCGACGCGCCCCTGGGTGATGTACGCCTCCAACTTCATGAACTCACGCTGGGCACCGACACATTCGAGCGCGCCGACCTTCACCTGGCCATGGCCTCCGGCGATACCGCCCGCCTCGACGCCGACCTCTTCCGCGATGCCACACGCCGCTACGATGTCGGTGTCACCGTGCAGCATCGCCGCCGCTACACCGACCTCACCCTCACTGAGCTCCACCTCGCCAGCGACCTGACCCGCTGGGAGACCACCGAGGAGTCCCGCATCGGCTTCGACGGACGCCGCCTGACCCTCGACGACGTGGAGCTCAACCGACAGGACGGCAACCAATCCATCCGCGCCCACGGCACCTTCACTCCCGGACGCTCCCAGGATCTGGAGCTCGGCCTGCGCAACCTCGCCCCCGGTCAGCTGGCGCACGACTTCCACTTCGATCAACTTCCCGACATCGGCGGTCACATCGACCTCGCCCTGACCCTGGGCGGCACCGCATCACATCCCACCGTCGATCTGCGTACCGAAGCCTCCGCGCTGACGTACGAAGGTGAAGGCCCCTTCAACCTCTCGCTGGCCGCCGATTACACCGATGGCCAGGCGCGCATTCCCGAAGTCGTCCTGAGCGCCTACGAACACGACATCCTCGAGATGAGCGCCACGCTCCCGGTCACATTCGATCTTCAGGGCAATACCAGCATCCACTGGAAGAAAGACTTTCGCCTCAACCTGAACCTGGCCGAGATCACCCTGCGTGACTTTCATCAGCCCCTTCCCATCCTCAACGAGTACGGCGTTGAGGGCGACATCAACGGACGCGTCAGCTGGTCGGGCTCACTGGAGAACCCGAACCTCGAAGTCGACCTCAATGCCCAGGGACTCCAGTTTACCGGCGAGGTCAATGGCGAGTTCGTCTCACTGCGCAGCATCGATCTGGCCACGGAAACCACCTACAGCCCGCCCCGCGGCCCGCGCGGCGGACTTAACTCCCGCATCAACCTCGACTGGCGCAGCGAACGCATCGCGCGGGTACACGCCAGCGCCGCACTCCCCCTGGCTCAATGGCTTCGCTCGGTCACGGGCTACTCCGACGAAGAGCTCCTCTGGCGTGAGGCCTTCCTCACCCTTCCGATGCGCCTGCTTGTCGACATTCCGGATATCAATCTGGAGCGCATTCCTCTGGAGCAACTTCGCCAGGCCGACGCCACCGGCGAAGGCTCCATCCTCATCGACCTCGACGGTACCATCGCCCGCCCCACCGGCCGCATTGACATCGGTCTTCAGAAGCTCGGCTGGACGCACTTCCGCGACATGTTCATCGATCTCAACGCCCGGTTGGGCGACGGACGCCTCAACGTCGAGCGCCTGCGCTTTGAATGGGACGGCGACGAGATCCTCGTCGCCGACGGCTCCCTCCCGCTGCCCGTCGAGGATCTTCTGGCCGGAGAGACGCTGGAAGATATCCCGCTTAACTTCCGCGCCCAGCTGCGCCAGCTCCCCATCTCCAAGCTGAGCGCCTTCAACTACGAGTTCGCCCGGGTACGCGGCGACATCGCCGCCTACATCACCCTCGATGGCAGCCTGCGCGCTCCGCGTCTGGAGGCTCGCGCCGGACTCTTTGACACTCGCCTGGGCGACGGATCCACCGGCACCATCAGCATGGAAGTCCGCGGCGAAGACAACCTCCTCAACCTCGACGCTCGCCTCTGCCGCCAGTACGGCGATCTTCTCAACATGAGCGCCGCGCTACCGCTCAACCTCGACGTCATCGCTCTGGCCAGCGGCGCCAACTGGCAGGCCCCGGGTGAGCTTCGCGTCGACGTCACAAGCGACCCGATGGAGCTTGATAAGGTCCTCCCCACCCAACTCCTCTCCGACCTCATCGAAGAGCCCGAAGGCACACTGGAAGCCGACCTCAAAGTGCGCGGCGACTGGCAAGAACCCCTTATCGACGGGCAGTTCAGCCTCAATCAGGCAGCCATCACCCTGGTGCCTATGGGCAGGCGTTTCGTCGACATCGACGCCGATATCGCCCTCGACAATGACACCCTCGACATCAACACCTTCGTGCTCAATGACGGCCCCAGCCGCGCCTCACTCACCGGCTCGGTTGGCCATGAACGCTTCATCCCGGACGACGTCGATCTTCGCCTGGAGGCCAACGAATTCAACCTCGCCGGACTCGCCGTCGACTTCCCCGTCTACGTCAGTACAACCACAACCGCGCGCGGCTCGCTGCAAGGCTCTCCGGGCACGATCAACGTCAACATCGCAGGCCTGGAAGTCGTCCTCACCGACAACCAGGAGCAGGGACTTCACGCCACCGAGCTCGACCCGGACATCGTGATTTTGAACGGGAACAACCGCAATCAGACCGAAGACCAGACCAACGCCAGCGAGCTTGCCAACCGCGATTTAAGCGACCCCGGCGCGATGAACCTGCGGGTCAACGTCAAGGTGGACCGCGACGCCTGGGTGCGCCACCCCATCGGCGACGTCAACATCAAAGCCGACATCGTCGCCCTGCTCGCAGGCACCAACATCTCATTGACCGGCTCGGCCGAAGCCATCCGCGGCGATCTCGAGTTTCTCGGGCGACGCTTCATCGTCGAGCCCAGTGAAGTGGTCTTCACCGGTGCCACCCCGCCCAACCCTCGCCTGCAGCTCGAAGCGACCTATGAGCTGGACCGCGCCATCACCCAGTCGCTCGGCCCCCCCTCGGAGGGCGACCCGCGCATCATCTTCCGCATCAGCGGCAGCGCCGACAATCCGCAACTTGTCTTGCAGAGCGACCCGGCGATGACCGACACCGAAATCCTCTTTGTGTTGATGACCGGACGGCCCCCCAGCCGCGGTGACGTCGGCCAGGATGAGGGCGTCGCCAACCAGGCCCTGGGCGCCGTCAGCGGACTCTTCTTCGGCCTTCTCCAGGACCAACTCGCCGGCACCGTCCCGGTCGATGTGTTGCGCCTGGAACCCGGCGACGGCGGGCTCCAGGGCGGCCGCCTGGAGTTCGGCAAGTACATCACCAACGACATCTTCGTCTCCTACCGCGTGCAGTTCGGCGGTGAGGAAGACGACGCCACCAACATCGTGCGCGTCGAGTACCACTTCCTCCCCCGCTGGATGGTCGAGCTCACCTACACCGACCGCAACGAGGGCGGCGCCAACATCTTCTGGGATGTGTACTGA
- a CDS encoding PEGA domain-containing protein — protein sequence MVVFRNNAPGALWRTLVGLCLLVGALALSSPVMAQGMSMLETIRAANDAFESEDYQTAYDLYSEAYEELPEPTILYRMGQAAESLGMYREAIEHYTTYLDEGQDIEFIGRIAEVVPMLREKVPAILDVSSEPAGATIVAVDAEGGEQELGVTPARVDVGPGEVTVVLRAEGYEEAIWQESAEAEGSYTWAPVLVEAAPVLVALEDVSSVEGEGGTLGTWGWTTTGLGVAALATGGVFTLLQNSATEEVNSYDKQAVGATRGELDGLKSDATGYFQTARVAYIAGGVLTAAGVGMLIYNVSQGEGASDEGLSFEGGVSPEGGFVQLRGRF from the coding sequence ATGGTGGTTTTTCGTAACAACGCGCCGGGCGCGCTCTGGCGAACGCTGGTGGGGCTTTGTCTTCTGGTGGGCGCGTTGGCGCTGAGCTCGCCCGTGATGGCGCAGGGAATGTCGATGTTGGAGACGATCCGCGCAGCCAACGACGCGTTCGAGTCCGAGGACTACCAGACTGCCTACGACCTTTATAGTGAGGCGTATGAGGAGCTTCCGGAGCCGACGATCCTGTATCGGATGGGGCAGGCCGCCGAGAGCCTCGGGATGTATCGCGAAGCGATCGAACACTACACGACCTATCTCGATGAGGGGCAGGATATCGAGTTCATCGGGCGCATCGCCGAGGTGGTGCCGATGTTGCGCGAGAAGGTTCCCGCGATCCTCGATGTGAGCAGTGAGCCTGCCGGTGCGACGATCGTAGCCGTGGATGCCGAGGGAGGAGAGCAAGAACTCGGTGTGACGCCTGCCCGGGTGGATGTGGGCCCGGGAGAGGTGACCGTGGTGCTGCGCGCCGAGGGGTATGAGGAGGCGATCTGGCAGGAGAGTGCCGAGGCCGAAGGCAGCTACACCTGGGCTCCGGTGCTCGTTGAGGCGGCGCCGGTGTTGGTGGCTCTGGAGGATGTCAGCAGCGTGGAGGGAGAGGGCGGCACGCTGGGAACGTGGGGCTGGACGACGACCGGTCTGGGGGTGGCGGCGCTGGCCACCGGCGGGGTGTTTACGCTCCTTCAGAACAGTGCGACCGAAGAGGTGAACTCCTACGACAAACAGGCTGTTGGCGCGACCCGCGGGGAGCTTGACGGGCTGAAGAGCGACGCCACCGGTTACTTTCAGACCGCGCGGGTGGCCTACATTGCCGGCGGTGTGCTGACCGCGGCCGGTGTGGGTATGCTCATTTATAACGTCAGCCAGGGCGAAGGTGCCTCGGATGAGGGCTTGAGCTTTGAGGGCGGTGTTAGCCCTGAGGGCGGGTTTGTGCAGCTGCGTGGTCGATTCTGA
- a CDS encoding protein kinase domain-containing protein: MSGTGVWLVAQVADYVDLAEGVGYGTSLSSWIALVGGLVAVGVLVGVVFAGMRWVRVAMSASNSAPVQMLPRETRARVDKAIASGEFEVAGDLLTRAEALDEAAEAYFKGGVFLKAARTFEQAGSRLQAIYCFKRAGDHEQAARVYEQMGDERSAAAEYFQSGAWERAAQHYERADDMRRAAENYVRAERWLEAARAYDAARRPGEAAEYYARHVERHRAEHGVDVAALPDELREQARRAGELFREAGENQRAGEIFLAAGFAAEAAETLRVSGDFTRAADLLIEARQPELAAKFLEEAGEAKRAARMRAQVALADGERGEAAAHLRDAGEYAQAAELFAEVGKMEQAAELYERLGEFEEALKLYLEIPRFAHAARCAEQAGQLARAAEYYQEAGDVEGQLRVLEEQGDYFRVGRLRFEHRMYEEALGALSKIDSRDAMYSRSLELQGDVLRAQGRAEKAYGKYRAALGNREASPATLPLLYKMGRALEEEPDLAGALECYSKVLEVEPNFEDTTMRVGAIRKRMRRGTLTGRTTSGLFGGGGAEGEETRRYEILEEIARGGMGIVYKARDTVLGRVVAFKILGENLRDNETAVKYFLREARAAAALSHPNIVTIYDAGEQDGEYYMAMEFVEGTTLKELVRRTGALSDDKVRHILMGCSRALHYAHGKGIIHRDIKSGNVMTTRDRALKVMDFGLAKFLKEYQNNHTQQVGTPFYMSPEQIIGKDIDFRSDLYSLGCTIFECATGTVPFFKGDLSYHHLHTRPPSPRSINPGLSEETDAMILKLLEKEPNRRYQSANEVIDALSAAMPARA, translated from the coding sequence ATGAGCGGAACAGGCGTGTGGTTGGTGGCGCAGGTCGCGGATTACGTGGACCTGGCTGAGGGTGTGGGCTATGGCACCAGCCTCTCGTCCTGGATTGCGCTGGTGGGGGGACTTGTCGCCGTCGGTGTGCTTGTCGGGGTGGTATTTGCGGGGATGCGTTGGGTGCGCGTGGCGATGAGCGCGAGCAACAGCGCGCCGGTGCAGATGCTGCCGCGGGAGACTCGGGCTCGGGTCGATAAGGCGATTGCGTCGGGAGAGTTTGAGGTCGCCGGCGATCTTTTGACGCGGGCCGAGGCGCTCGATGAGGCGGCGGAGGCGTACTTTAAGGGGGGCGTGTTTTTGAAGGCTGCGCGCACCTTTGAGCAGGCGGGGAGCCGACTTCAGGCGATCTATTGCTTCAAACGCGCCGGGGATCACGAACAGGCCGCACGGGTTTATGAGCAGATGGGTGACGAGCGCTCGGCAGCCGCGGAGTACTTTCAGTCGGGGGCCTGGGAGCGTGCGGCGCAGCATTATGAGCGGGCCGATGATATGCGCCGCGCGGCCGAGAATTATGTGCGCGCGGAGCGTTGGCTGGAGGCGGCCCGGGCCTACGACGCGGCCCGGCGCCCGGGGGAGGCGGCGGAGTATTATGCGCGCCATGTGGAGCGGCATCGCGCCGAGCATGGTGTTGATGTGGCGGCGCTTCCCGATGAGCTTCGGGAGCAGGCTCGACGCGCCGGGGAGTTGTTCCGGGAGGCCGGCGAGAATCAGCGCGCCGGTGAGATCTTTCTGGCAGCGGGCTTTGCGGCGGAGGCCGCTGAGACGCTGCGCGTCTCGGGTGACTTTACCCGGGCAGCAGATCTGTTGATCGAAGCGCGTCAGCCGGAGCTCGCCGCGAAGTTCCTGGAAGAGGCCGGTGAGGCCAAGCGGGCCGCGCGTATGCGAGCGCAGGTAGCCCTGGCCGATGGCGAGCGTGGAGAGGCGGCGGCACATCTTCGCGACGCCGGGGAGTACGCGCAGGCAGCGGAGCTCTTCGCGGAAGTCGGTAAGATGGAGCAGGCAGCGGAGCTCTACGAGCGGCTCGGCGAGTTTGAGGAGGCGCTCAAGCTCTATCTGGAGATTCCACGTTTTGCGCATGCCGCGCGTTGCGCCGAGCAGGCCGGTCAGTTGGCGCGGGCCGCCGAGTATTACCAGGAAGCCGGGGATGTGGAGGGGCAGCTGCGGGTGCTTGAGGAGCAGGGCGACTACTTCAGGGTGGGACGTCTGCGTTTTGAGCATCGCATGTACGAGGAGGCCCTCGGTGCGCTCTCCAAGATCGACTCTCGCGACGCGATGTACAGTCGCAGTCTGGAGCTGCAGGGCGATGTGTTGCGCGCGCAGGGCCGTGCGGAGAAGGCCTATGGCAAGTACCGCGCTGCTCTGGGCAATCGTGAGGCATCGCCAGCGACGCTGCCGCTGCTCTACAAGATGGGGCGTGCGCTGGAGGAGGAGCCCGACCTGGCCGGAGCCCTGGAGTGCTACAGCAAGGTCCTGGAGGTTGAGCCCAACTTCGAGGATACAACGATGCGTGTGGGGGCGATTCGCAAACGGATGCGCCGCGGGACGCTGACCGGTCGAACCACCAGCGGGCTTTTCGGTGGGGGTGGGGCTGAAGGCGAAGAGACGCGGCGCTACGAGATTCTCGAAGAGATCGCGCGGGGCGGGATGGGCATTGTCTATAAGGCGCGCGATACGGTGCTGGGCCGCGTGGTGGCGTTTAAGATTCTTGGCGAGAACCTGCGCGATAACGAAACTGCGGTGAAGTACTTTCTGCGTGAAGCGCGCGCTGCCGCGGCGCTCTCCCACCCGAACATTGTCACGATTTACGACGCCGGCGAGCAGGATGGCGAGTATTATATGGCCATGGAGTTTGTGGAGGGGACGACGCTTAAGGAGCTTGTTCGCCGCACCGGAGCGCTATCCGACGACAAGGTGCGCCATATTTTGATGGGGTGCAGTCGAGCGCTGCACTATGCGCACGGCAAGGGCATCATTCACCGCGATATCAAGAGCGGCAACGTGATGACGACCCGCGACCGGGCGCTCAAGGTGATGGACTTTGGTCTGGCGAAGTTTTTGAAGGAGTACCAGAACAACCACACCCAGCAGGTGGGCACGCCCTTCTACATGTCGCCAGAGCAGATCATCGGCAAAGACATCGATTTTCGCAGCGATCTTTATAGCCTGGGATGCACCATCTTTGAGTGTGCGACGGGCACCGTCCCCTTCTTCAAGGGGGATTTGAGCTACCATCACCTGCATACGCGTCCGCCCTCGCCGCGCTCGATCAACCCGGGGTTGAGCGAGGAGACGGACGCGATGATCTTGAAGCTGCTGGAGAAGGAACCCAATCGACGTTATCAGTCGGCCAATGAGGTGATCGACGCGCTGAGTGCTGCCATGCCAGCGCGTGCCTGA
- a CDS encoding tetratricopeptide repeat protein, producing MSHHSWRGLSSAAILATLLSSAACAHKPGPGELYLTDARAALDSDRPDEARALAELALDEEDTSRRDALLLLASTHRALAEKARAEGRPEDAIARLREAAAVEPATAQRRVDLRQALTMAREITLPADRLQPLLTDALNLFPNDPELHRDTARAFEELGRIDDAIAHYLWLWTASPGDRQAGLRLGILLLSEGRHREALSYLNTLYESHPDDLQVGLNLTDALEHLNRPSQATVVFDELLDRLGEQPGLLFRYAAFLERQGRPEDARQMQARARDAMPALEQRDDMRPLR from the coding sequence ATGTCCCACCACAGCTGGCGAGGCCTGTCTTCAGCAGCCATCCTCGCGACCCTTCTCAGCAGTGCAGCCTGCGCCCACAAGCCTGGTCCCGGTGAGCTCTACCTGACCGACGCACGCGCCGCGCTCGATAGCGATCGCCCCGACGAAGCTCGCGCGCTCGCTGAACTGGCCCTTGATGAGGAAGACACCTCCCGGCGCGACGCCCTCCTGCTGCTTGCCAGCACCCACCGCGCCCTGGCTGAGAAGGCCCGGGCCGAGGGCCGCCCGGAAGACGCCATCGCCAGGCTCCGCGAGGCCGCTGCCGTGGAGCCGGCCACAGCGCAGCGCCGCGTCGACCTGCGCCAGGCCCTCACCATGGCCCGCGAGATCACGCTGCCGGCCGATCGCCTGCAACCCCTGCTCACAGACGCCCTCAATCTCTTTCCCAATGACCCCGAACTTCACCGCGACACCGCCCGCGCCTTCGAAGAGCTCGGCCGTATCGACGATGCCATCGCCCACTACCTCTGGCTCTGGACCGCCTCGCCAGGCGACCGCCAGGCCGGCCTGCGCCTGGGCATCCTTCTCCTCTCCGAGGGCCGCCACCGCGAAGCGCTCTCCTACCTAAACACCCTCTACGAGAGTCACCCCGACGATCTTCAGGTGGGCCTCAACCTCACCGACGCCCTGGAGCATCTGAATCGCCCCTCTCAGGCCACTGTAGTCTTCGACGAGCTCCTGGATCGCCTCGGTGAGCAGCCCGGGCTACTCTTTCGCTACGCGGCCTTCCTGGAGCGTCAGGGCCGTCCAGAAGATGCCCGCCAGATGCAGGCTCGCGCCCGCGACGCCATGCCCGCCCTGGAGCAACGCGACGACATGCGCCCCCTGCGCTAA